The window GTATACAACAGATGCACAGCGAAAAAGAAAAAAATCAAATGCCCCGGCCACGCTAACCTACGATCAAACGGTCTATGAAGGTATGAAATGGCGCTCTATCGGCCCCTACAGAGGTGGAAGAGCCGGAACTGCAACCGGAGTTGTCGGGCAGCCAAACGTTTACTATATGGGTACCGCCGGAGGTGGTGTCTGGAAAACCACCGATGCTGGTAGTACCTGGTTCTGTATTTCCGACGGTTACTTCGGCGGATCTATAGGTGCCGTTGCGGTTTCAGAATCAGACCCAAATGTCATTTACGTTGGTGAAGGAGAGCAAACGTTGAGAGGTAATGTATCCTCCGGGAAAGGCGTATGGCGATCTACCGATGCCGGGGAAACATGGAAATTCATTGGATTAAAAGACTCAGAACATATCAGTCGCATCCGGATTCACCCGACCAATCCTGATATTGTTTATGTCGCCGCCATTGGAAATTTGTGGAAACCCAATGAAATGCGAGGTGTCTACCGTTCAACTAATGGCGGAGAAACCTGGGAAAGAATACTTTATGTCAGTGACAAAGCAGGAGCCGGAGACCTGGTACTCGATCCAAACAATCCAAGAATCATGTTTGCTGCGTCATGGCAAATGAAACGCAATGGATACCGCATGGACAGTGGTGGACCGGATAGCAAGCTCTTCAAAAGTACAGATGGAGGTGACAGTTGGGAAGAAATCACGACCAATAAAGGATTACCTGATGGTCCTTGGGGTATCGTGGGAATTGCCGTTTCGCCCATGAATTCAAAACGTGTCTGGACCATCATTGAAGCAGATAATGGAGGGGTATTCAGGTCAGACGATGGTGGTGCCAATTGGAAAAAAGTAAACTCCAATCGGTCTTTGAGGCAAAGGGCATGGTATTACAGTAGGATCACCGCAGATACACAAAATGAAGACATTGTTTACGTGATGAATGTAAGCTATGGGGTGTCCAAGGATGGAGGTAAGACTTTTGAGTTGAAACGAGCGCCGCATGGAGACCATCATGACATCTGGATCGATCCGAATGATAACCAGAGAATGGTTATCGCTGATGATGGCGGAGCACAAGTATCCAATGACGGTGGAGAGAACTGGACTACCTATCATAACCAACCTACTGCGCAGTTTTACCGGGTTACGACGGATAATGTTTTCCCTTACCGTATTTATGGTGCCCAACAAGACAATAGTGCAATTCGTATCGCACATCGAACCGCTGGTTCCAGCATTGGCGAAAGAGACTGGGAACCTACAACCGGAGGTGAAAGTGCCCACCTGGCTCCGGACCCATTAAATCCTGATGTGGTATATGGGGGCACCTTCAAAGGATACATGTCGCGGCTGGATCATTCAACAGGTCAAAGTAGATCTACTAACGTATGGCCGGATAATCCTGCGGGATCTGGTGTGGAAGTCATGAAGTACCGCTTCAACTGGAACTATCCGGTTTTTTACAGCCCTCACAATGGTAAAAAACTATACGCAGGATCAAACTACTTGCATGTTACTTACAACGAAGGCCAGTCCTGGGAGGTCATCTCTCCAGACTTGACACGTGGAGTACCAGAAACCCTTTTGTCATCGGGTGGCCCCATCACTCAGGATAACACAGGAGTAGAATTCTATGGGACCATCTTTGCAGCCGAAGAATCTGAACAAGAGGAAGGTGTGATCTGGGTTGGCAGTGATGATGGGTTGATCCATGTTACCAGAGATGGTGGAGATAACTGGGAAAACGTGACACCTCCTATGTCACCCGAACGAAACATGATCAATTGCATTGATGTCAATCCGCATGTTCCCGGTGGGGCTTATGTTGCGGCTACGTCCTACAAGTTCGGGGATTATACGCCATATCTCTACAAAACCAATGATTATGGTAAGACCTGGGAATTGATCACTTCGGGGATCGATGCTACCCATTATACACGAGCGATTCGTGCTGATCCGGGAAGAAAAGGATTACTCTATGCAGGAACAGAGTGGGGGATGTACGTTTCATTTGATGATGGTGCTTCCTGGTCAAGTTTCCAGCTCAACTTACCCATCGTAAGTATCCGGGACCTGGCGGTGAAAGATAACAACCTAATCGCAGCAACACACGGGCGTAGTTTTTGGTTGATTGACGACCTAAAGCCGCTACATCAATTAAGTGATGAAGTCGCTCGTTCTGAGTTCTATTTTTTCCAGCCAAAGGAAAGTTACCGTATGAATCAACGTGGTGGTTCCGACAGGATTTCAAGAACAGTAGGTCAAAATCACCCTAATGGTGTATTGTTCAATTATTACCTGAAAGATTTTGATGAAGAAGCGGGTAAGGTGTCCATCGAAATCATGGAAGAAGACGGAGAGCTAATCCGTAAATTCAGCAATCGTTCGAAGAATCGAAGAGAGAAACTCACGACAAAAGCAGGAGGCAATCGCTTCGTATGGAACATGCGCTATCCTGGCTTTTTAGAGTTTGATGGGATGATCCTTTACAGTTCACCCAATAATGGGCCTAAAGCCGTGCCTGGTACCTACATAGCTCGATTGACAGTCAATGGCCAATCAATGGAACAGGAATTCACCATCAAGAAGGACCCAAGGTTACCTAACACTATGGAGGATTATCAAAAGCAGTTTGACTTTTTGATTTCAGTCAGAGATAAAGTCTCAGAGGCACATCAAGGCATCCGGGATATCCGATCTACGAGAGAAGACCTCAAGTATCTGAAACGAAAGATTAAGGATGATGAATTATTGAAAGAAATAGGGGAGTTGGCAGATCAATTGGATGAAGACATGTCTGAAATTGAGAACAATATCCATATGACCAAGAATCAGAGCTATCAGGATCCTTTGAATTATGGTATCCGAATCAATAATCGATTGGCATTTCTAATGGCAGATCAGCAACGTGGAGATTATCCACCGACAGATCAAGCCATCGAATTCAAGACGGAGGTTGAAAAAGAGCTTGACAAAGAATTACAGGCCCTAAAAACCTTAATGGAAGATCGCATCAGAAAAATAAATGATTTAATTAAGGATAAAGGCCTGAAAATGTTGAA of the Cytophagales bacterium genome contains:
- a CDS encoding glycosyl hydrolase, which gives rise to MRIKAYIPILCIALILFTYTTDAQRKRKKSNAPATLTYDQTVYEGMKWRSIGPYRGGRAGTATGVVGQPNVYYMGTAGGGVWKTTDAGSTWFCISDGYFGGSIGAVAVSESDPNVIYVGEGEQTLRGNVSSGKGVWRSTDAGETWKFIGLKDSEHISRIRIHPTNPDIVYVAAIGNLWKPNEMRGVYRSTNGGETWERILYVSDKAGAGDLVLDPNNPRIMFAASWQMKRNGYRMDSGGPDSKLFKSTDGGDSWEEITTNKGLPDGPWGIVGIAVSPMNSKRVWTIIEADNGGVFRSDDGGANWKKVNSNRSLRQRAWYYSRITADTQNEDIVYVMNVSYGVSKDGGKTFELKRAPHGDHHDIWIDPNDNQRMVIADDGGAQVSNDGGENWTTYHNQPTAQFYRVTTDNVFPYRIYGAQQDNSAIRIAHRTAGSSIGERDWEPTTGGESAHLAPDPLNPDVVYGGTFKGYMSRLDHSTGQSRSTNVWPDNPAGSGVEVMKYRFNWNYPVFYSPHNGKKLYAGSNYLHVTYNEGQSWEVISPDLTRGVPETLLSSGGPITQDNTGVEFYGTIFAAEESEQEEGVIWVGSDDGLIHVTRDGGDNWENVTPPMSPERNMINCIDVNPHVPGGAYVAATSYKFGDYTPYLYKTNDYGKTWELITSGIDATHYTRAIRADPGRKGLLYAGTEWGMYVSFDDGASWSSFQLNLPIVSIRDLAVKDNNLIAATHGRSFWLIDDLKPLHQLSDEVARSEFYFFQPKESYRMNQRGGSDRISRTVGQNHPNGVLFNYYLKDFDEEAGKVSIEIMEEDGELIRKFSNRSKNRREKLTTKAGGNRFVWNMRYPGFLEFDGMILYSSPNNGPKAVPGTYIARLTVNGQSMEQEFTIKKDPRLPNTMEDYQKQFDFLISVRDKVSEAHQGIRDIRSTREDLKYLKRKIKDDELLKEIGELADQLDEDMSEIENNIHMTKNQSYQDPLNYGIRINNRLAFLMADQQRGDYPPTDQAIEFKTEVEKELDKELQALKTLMEDRIRKINDLIKDKGLKMLKLESSSEGS